In Colwellia sp. PAMC 20917, a single genomic region encodes these proteins:
- a CDS encoding HlyC/CorC family transporter encodes MSDDHPHSSNGSANRSILDKIVQVFTGEPKSKDELVDVLNDAEDRDLIKPETKLMIQGVLEVSDMRVRDIMIPRSQMVTLDINDPIEHSLPIILESGHSRFPVINDDIDHIEGILLAKDLLAYGFGQQEECIIAKIIRPSIIVPESKRVEPLLQEFRSQRYHMAIVVDEYGGVSGVVTIEDILELIVGEIEDETDDEIELDIKYLAGNVYQVKALTELDDFNEYFNTEFDGNDADTIGGVVLHQFGHMPKKGEIMTIGDFEFKVTAGDNRRIQSLHITIPKDHKINGKIVD; translated from the coding sequence ATGAGCGATGACCACCCCCACTCTAGCAACGGCTCTGCAAATCGATCGATACTTGATAAAATAGTACAGGTCTTTACCGGAGAGCCCAAAAGTAAAGACGAATTGGTTGATGTATTAAATGACGCTGAAGACCGCGACTTAATAAAACCAGAAACCAAGTTAATGATCCAAGGTGTATTAGAAGTTTCTGATATGCGAGTGCGTGATATTATGATCCCAAGATCGCAAATGGTCACGCTTGATATCAACGATCCGATTGAACATTCTTTACCGATCATCTTAGAGTCTGGTCACTCTAGATTTCCTGTTATTAACGACGATATTGATCACATTGAGGGGATTTTACTCGCTAAAGATCTGCTCGCTTACGGCTTTGGTCAACAAGAAGAATGCATCATAGCCAAAATAATTCGTCCATCGATTATTGTTCCAGAAAGTAAAAGAGTTGAACCGTTATTACAAGAGTTTCGTTCGCAGCGTTATCATATGGCAATTGTTGTTGATGAATATGGTGGCGTTTCTGGTGTTGTCACCATTGAAGATATTCTTGAATTAATTGTTGGTGAAATTGAAGATGAAACAGATGATGAAATTGAACTAGATATTAAGTATCTTGCCGGTAATGTTTATCAAGTTAAGGCATTAACAGAGCTTGATGACTTCAATGAATATTTTAATACTGAGTTTGATGGCAACGATGCCGATACGATTGGTGGTGTAGTGTTACATCAATTTGGCCATATGCCTAAAAAAGGTGAAATAATGACGATTGGTGATTTTGAATTTAAAGTCACCGCTGGCGATAATCGCCGTATCCAAAGCTTACATATTACGATTCCAAAAGACCATAAAATCAATGGAAAGATAGTCGACTAA
- the ybeY gene encoding rRNA maturation RNase YbeY — protein sequence MATLLDLQHACDAKNLPSNEQFQSWVNIALNNDKTDFELTIRLVDVKESQSLNLQYRGKDKPTNVLSFPFEVPAEIELDLLGDLVICADIVAQEANEQHKALHNHWAHMVIHGCLHLLGYDHIDEVEATEMEALETKLLKALDISDPYIINE from the coding sequence GTGGCAACACTACTCGATCTTCAACATGCTTGTGATGCCAAAAATTTACCCAGCAATGAACAGTTTCAATCTTGGGTAAATATCGCTTTAAATAATGATAAAACGGATTTTGAACTTACCATTCGTCTCGTTGACGTTAAAGAAAGCCAGTCTCTGAACTTACAGTATCGTGGAAAAGATAAACCGACCAATGTTTTATCATTTCCTTTTGAGGTACCAGCAGAAATTGAACTAGACTTACTCGGTGATTTAGTGATTTGTGCTGACATCGTCGCCCAAGAAGCCAATGAACAGCACAAAGCCCTGCATAATCACTGGGCTCATATGGTGATTCATGGCTGCTTACATTTATTAGGTTACGATCATATTGATGAGGTTGAAGCCACAGAAATGGAAGCACTGGAAACAAAATTACTTAAAGCACTCGATATATCTGATCCTTATATTATAAATGAATAA
- a CDS encoding PhoH family protein, producing MTTSISKQFDLTPLDNNRLANLCGSMDDNLKTIERRLGVKISYSSNAFKVMGEPANCEAVIVLLKNLYIETATVKNELKEITEKMVHLAILDAKVLEQEPTKVDVDFDKLVTIKTKRGVVKPRNPNQQSYVHNIMSNDISFGVGVAGTGKTYLAVACAVEALEKQEVRRILLTRPAVEAGEKLGFLPGDLSQKVDPYLRPLYDALFEMLGFEKVEKLIERNVIEIAPLAYMRGRTLNDAFIILDESQNTTVEQMKMFLTRIGFNARAVITGDITQVDLPRGAKSGLRHAIEVLDDIPGISFNYFESKDIVRHPVVARIVDAYDAFEQKEKRLKDEKRNKAALDAMANQ from the coding sequence TTGACTACAAGTATTAGCAAACAATTTGACTTAACACCGCTTGATAATAATCGCCTAGCGAACTTATGCGGTTCAATGGACGATAACTTGAAAACCATTGAACGTCGCCTTGGTGTTAAAATAAGTTACAGCAGCAATGCATTTAAAGTGATGGGTGAACCCGCAAATTGTGAAGCCGTCATTGTCTTGCTTAAGAATTTATATATTGAAACAGCAACCGTAAAAAATGAGCTAAAAGAGATCACAGAAAAAATGGTCCATCTTGCTATTTTAGACGCTAAGGTGCTTGAGCAAGAACCCACTAAAGTTGATGTTGACTTCGACAAGTTAGTGACTATAAAAACCAAACGTGGTGTCGTCAAGCCTCGTAATCCAAACCAACAAAGTTATGTACATAACATTATGAGTAATGATATTAGCTTTGGCGTTGGTGTTGCGGGTACGGGTAAAACCTATTTAGCCGTTGCTTGTGCTGTTGAAGCTCTAGAAAAACAAGAAGTTAGACGAATTCTGTTAACACGCCCAGCCGTTGAAGCGGGTGAAAAATTGGGATTCCTTCCAGGTGATTTATCACAAAAAGTGGACCCTTACCTGCGCCCATTATACGACGCACTCTTTGAAATGCTGGGTTTTGAAAAAGTTGAAAAGCTTATCGAGCGCAATGTCATTGAGATTGCTCCTCTTGCCTATATGCGCGGCAGAACATTAAATGATGCTTTTATAATTCTTGATGAGAGTCAAAATACGACCGTAGAACAAATGAAAATGTTTTTAACCCGTATTGGCTTTAATGCCCGTGCTGTTATCACCGGTGATATCACCCAAGTAGATTTACCACGTGGTGCTAAATCAGGATTACGTCACGCGATTGAAGTACTTGACGATATTCCAGGCATTAGTTTCAACTACTTTGAATCAAAAGATATTGTCCGCCACCCGGTTGTGGCAAGAATTGTTGATGCATATGATGCTTTTGAACAAAAAGAAAAACGTTTAAAAGATGAAAAAAGAAATAAAGCGGCACTTGATGCTATGGCTAATCAATAG
- the miaB gene encoding tRNA (N6-isopentenyl adenosine(37)-C2)-methylthiotransferase MiaB codes for MSKKLYIKTWGCQMNEYDSQKMAELLDSTHGFVLAEEAEDADVILLNTCSIREKAQEKVFHQLGRWKHLKDNKPGLLIGVGGCVASQEGDAIRQRAPYVDMVFGPQTLHRLPEMIQQVTGDHNPVVDVSFPEIEKFDRLPEPKADGASAFVSIMEGCSKYCTFCVVPYTRGEEVSRPLDDVLYEIAQLAAQGVREVNLLGQNVNGYRGITHDDEICRFSELLRLVATVDGIDRIRYTTSHPIEFTDDIIEVYKDVPELVSHLHLPVQSGSDRILTQMKRGHTALEYKSQIRKLKKARPDICMSSDFIIGFPGESDADFQATMDLIKAVDFDLSFSFIYSARPGTPAADMIDDISDITKKERLKVLQDQITHQALRIARQMLNTEQRILVEGPSKKNPMELRGKTENNRTVNFVAPHTVIGQFVDIKITDVYANSLRGELVREESEMGLRIAYSPQDILANSHHTSKSSNIDELGVGSFTP; via the coding sequence ATGAGTAAAAAGCTATATATCAAAACTTGGGGTTGCCAAATGAACGAGTATGACTCGCAGAAAATGGCGGAATTATTAGACTCAACGCATGGTTTTGTATTGGCTGAAGAAGCTGAAGATGCTGATGTCATCTTATTAAACACTTGTTCTATACGCGAAAAGGCACAAGAAAAGGTTTTTCATCAGCTAGGGCGTTGGAAACATCTAAAAGACAATAAACCTGGTTTATTAATTGGTGTTGGTGGCTGTGTTGCTTCTCAAGAGGGTGATGCTATTCGCCAGCGTGCGCCTTATGTTGATATGGTATTTGGTCCACAAACATTGCACCGCCTGCCTGAAATGATCCAACAAGTTACTGGTGATCATAATCCTGTTGTTGATGTTAGCTTTCCTGAAATTGAAAAGTTTGATCGTCTTCCTGAACCTAAAGCTGATGGCGCTAGCGCTTTTGTGTCGATTATGGAAGGCTGTAGTAAATACTGTACCTTCTGTGTTGTACCTTACACTCGTGGTGAAGAAGTCAGTCGTCCACTTGACGATGTATTATATGAAATAGCTCAACTTGCTGCACAAGGTGTACGTGAAGTTAATTTATTAGGACAAAACGTTAATGGCTATCGTGGTATTACGCACGATGATGAAATTTGTCGCTTTTCAGAATTATTGCGTTTGGTTGCTACTGTTGATGGCATTGACCGTATTCGCTATACAACATCACATCCGATTGAATTTACCGATGATATCATTGAGGTTTACAAAGACGTTCCTGAGTTAGTGAGTCACCTACATTTACCGGTACAAAGTGGCTCAGATAGAATTTTAACGCAAATGAAACGTGGTCATACTGCATTAGAATATAAGTCACAAATTAGAAAATTAAAGAAAGCACGTCCAGATATTTGCATGAGTTCAGACTTCATTATTGGTTTTCCTGGTGAGTCAGATGCTGATTTCCAAGCAACAATGGATTTAATTAAAGCGGTAGATTTCGATTTAAGCTTTAGTTTTATTTACAGTGCGCGCCCTGGTACACCAGCAGCAGATATGATTGATGATATTTCTGATATCACTAAAAAAGAACGTTTAAAAGTACTTCAAGACCAAATTACCCATCAAGCATTACGTATTGCACGTCAAATGTTGAATACGGAACAGCGTATCCTTGTTGAAGGTCCTTCAAAGAAAAATCCGATGGAATTACGCGGTAAAACAGAAAATAACCGCACAGTTAACTTTGTTGCTCCTCACACGGTCATTGGTCAATTTGTTGATATTAAAATTACTGATGTTTATGCTAACTCGCTGCGCGGTGAATTAGTGCGCGAAGAAAGTGAAATGGGCTTACGCATTGCGTATTCTCCACAAGACATCCTAGCCAACAGTCATCATACGAGCAAAAGTAGTAACATCGATGAGTTAGGTGTTGGTAGTTTTACGCCTTAA
- a CDS encoding FAD-dependent monooxygenase, translated as MSNFDCVVVGGGMVGAASALSLANLGLTVAIVESKQPVCFNETQALDLRVSAISLASEHLLTQLGAWPQLKQWRMCPYKRLGVWENQASYTEFNADDIGQSHLGHIIENRLVQLALWQQIKTHSKVTLFAPARLESFIEHQNEIAVSLAIKSAEKECGEIEQITTQLLIAADGAHSQVRKLANIGITGWDYQQSAMLINVETQHLQQDITWQQFFQTGPMAFLPLPGESQLGGYASLVWYHQKNEIKRLSALSNEQLQSEIIEKFPQRIGQIKVINKGAFPLTRRHANTYQKDRVLLLGDAAHTINPMAGQGVNLGFKDVKALQTVIASAIGNNECWHLPEVLSRYEAKRRIDNLLMMTTMDSLYATFSHPSPAIKLFRNLGLTMANKIPFLKNKALAYACGV; from the coding sequence ATGAGCAATTTTGATTGTGTAGTTGTCGGTGGTGGTATGGTTGGCGCGGCTAGTGCGTTATCTTTGGCAAACTTAGGGTTAACTGTGGCTATTGTCGAATCAAAGCAACCCGTCTGTTTTAATGAAACACAAGCACTAGATTTACGTGTTTCAGCTATATCGCTTGCTTCTGAGCATTTGTTGACACAATTGGGCGCTTGGCCACAATTAAAACAATGGCGAATGTGTCCTTATAAACGATTAGGTGTTTGGGAAAATCAGGCAAGTTATACCGAGTTTAACGCCGATGACATTGGGCAATCTCATCTTGGCCATATTATTGAAAATCGCTTAGTTCAGCTTGCCTTATGGCAGCAAATTAAAACTCACAGCAAAGTGACTTTATTTGCACCAGCGAGATTAGAAAGCTTTATTGAACATCAAAATGAAATAGCAGTAAGCTTGGCAATTAAATCGGCTGAAAAAGAGTGTGGCGAAATAGAACAAATTACCACTCAATTATTAATTGCGGCTGATGGCGCTCATTCACAAGTAAGAAAACTAGCTAATATAGGTATAACGGGTTGGGATTATCAGCAATCAGCAATGCTTATTAATGTTGAAACTCAACATTTACAACAAGATATTACCTGGCAACAATTTTTTCAGACTGGCCCTATGGCTTTCTTACCCCTGCCAGGAGAAAGTCAATTAGGTGGTTATGCTTCCTTGGTTTGGTATCATCAAAAAAACGAGATAAAAAGGTTGTCGGCTTTATCTAATGAACAACTACAAAGTGAAATCATTGAAAAATTTCCACAACGAATAGGTCAAATAAAGGTTATTAATAAAGGGGCATTTCCACTGACTCGTCGACATGCTAATACCTATCAAAAAGATCGAGTATTATTATTAGGTGATGCAGCGCACACCATTAACCCCATGGCAGGGCAGGGAGTAAATCTTGGCTTTAAAGATGTTAAGGCCTTACAAACCGTCATAGCCAGTGCGATTGGTAATAATGAGTGTTGGCACTTGCCTGAGGTTTTATCACGTTACGAAGCTAAGCGACGAATAGACAATCTATTGATGATGACGACGATGGATTCACTGTATGCAACGTTTAGCCACCCATCACCAGCTATTAAACTCTTTCGAAACCTAGGGCTGACTATGGCTAATAAGATACCTTTTTTAAAAAATAAGGCTTTAGCTTACGCTTGTGGTGTATAA
- a CDS encoding DUF3718 domain-containing protein: MKKTLLLASLIAASVTFAPVTKADNISLRICEYVAANDKNRLRSFMKQNKLKIRTLFGSIECNGQNLLVFAASNSALETGEFIIGKVPSKEVAKHIAEIGKYSKHLEEEAKERVK, encoded by the coding sequence ATGAAAAAAACACTCCTACTTGCTAGCTTAATTGCCGCTTCAGTAACTTTTGCCCCTGTGACTAAAGCCGATAATATATCTCTTCGTATTTGTGAATACGTTGCGGCCAATGATAAGAACCGCTTACGTTCATTTATGAAACAAAATAAATTAAAAATTCGTACACTTTTTGGTAGTATCGAATGTAACGGCCAAAATTTATTAGTTTTTGCTGCATCTAATAGCGCTTTAGAAACAGGTGAATTTATTATTGGTAAAGTTCCTTCAAAAGAAGTGGCTAAACATATCGCCGAGATTGGTAAATACTCAAAACATTTAGAAGAAGAAGCAAAAGAACGCGTAAAATAA
- the ychF gene encoding redox-regulated ATPase YchF, with translation MGFKCGIVGLPNVGKSTLFNALTKAGIEAANFPFCTIEPNTGVVPVPDPRLDALAKIVNPERVLATTMEFVDIAGLVAGASKGEGLGNKFLANIRETDAIGHVVRCFDNDNIIHVANKVSPSDDIEVINTELALSDMDTAERAIFRLAKKAKGGDADAKFEMPVLEKILKHVEEGHMIRSLTLSKEEKAAVDYLNFLTLKPTMYIANVNDDGFENNPYLDQVQAIADAEGAIVVAVCAEIESELSEMDDEDRVEFMADLGLEEPGLNRVINAGYSLLHLQTYFTAGVKEVRAWTVKQNATAPQAAGVIHTDFEKGFIRAEVIAYDHFIEFNGESGAKEAGKWRLEGKEYRVKDGDVVHFRFNV, from the coding sequence ATGGGATTCAAATGCGGTATTGTTGGCTTGCCCAACGTAGGTAAATCAACACTTTTCAATGCATTAACAAAAGCAGGTATTGAAGCAGCTAATTTTCCATTTTGTACTATTGAGCCGAATACGGGTGTAGTACCCGTGCCAGACCCTCGTTTAGATGCATTAGCCAAAATTGTAAACCCTGAGCGCGTTCTAGCAACTACCATGGAATTTGTTGATATTGCAGGTTTAGTGGCTGGCGCTTCGAAAGGTGAAGGTTTAGGAAATAAATTTCTTGCTAACATTCGTGAAACCGATGCCATTGGTCACGTTGTACGTTGTTTTGATAATGACAACATTATTCATGTTGCTAATAAGGTTAGCCCTAGTGATGACATAGAAGTGATCAATACTGAGCTGGCTTTGTCTGATATGGACACAGCAGAACGAGCAATTTTTCGCTTAGCGAAGAAAGCCAAAGGTGGCGATGCGGACGCTAAATTTGAAATGCCGGTATTAGAAAAGATATTAAAGCATGTTGAAGAAGGACATATGATACGTTCTTTAACATTGTCTAAAGAAGAAAAAGCCGCGGTAGACTACTTAAACTTTTTAACACTAAAACCGACCATGTATATCGCGAATGTGAATGATGATGGTTTTGAAAATAATCCTTACCTAGATCAAGTTCAGGCAATTGCTGATGCCGAAGGTGCTATTGTTGTTGCTGTTTGTGCTGAAATTGAAAGCGAATTGTCTGAAATGGATGATGAAGACCGTGTTGAATTTATGGCTGACCTTGGACTAGAAGAACCTGGGCTTAATCGTGTTATTAATGCTGGTTATTCTTTGCTTCACTTACAAACCTATTTCACGGCAGGTGTAAAGGAAGTACGTGCATGGACAGTAAAGCAAAATGCTACGGCTCCACAAGCTGCGGGTGTTATTCATACCGACTTTGAAAAAGGCTTTATTCGCGCAGAAGTTATCGCCTATGATCACTTTATCGAATTTAATGGCGAGTCAGGGGCTAAAGAGGCCGGTAAATGGCGTTTAGAAGGTAAAGAGTACCGTGTTAAAGATGGTGATGTGGTTCACTTCAGATTTAACGTGTAA
- the pth gene encoding aminoacyl-tRNA hydrolase, which produces MTIQLVVGLGNPGPEYTKTRHNAGVWFVEELASRYNISLRPEKKYFGLYGKGLIGNEVVHLLVPTTFMNRSGQSVAPLANFFRIPVDNILVAHDELDMEPGVCKIKKGGGHGGHNGLRDIISCMANNKEFYRLRIGIGHPGHRDRVTGHVLGKAPAIDQDKIDQAIDEASRCIDIWQTDDLKKAQNRLHSFKPL; this is translated from the coding sequence ATGACTATTCAACTAGTTGTGGGCCTGGGTAATCCAGGCCCCGAATATACAAAAACTCGTCATAATGCCGGAGTTTGGTTCGTCGAAGAACTTGCTTCTCGCTACAACATCTCCCTCAGACCAGAAAAAAAATATTTCGGACTTTACGGCAAAGGCCTAATAGGTAACGAAGTTGTTCATTTGCTTGTTCCAACAACGTTTATGAATAGAAGTGGTCAGTCTGTAGCGCCTCTTGCAAATTTTTTCCGTATACCCGTCGATAATATCCTTGTTGCTCATGATGAGTTAGACATGGAACCGGGCGTCTGTAAAATTAAAAAGGGTGGCGGACACGGTGGACATAACGGCTTACGCGATATTATTTCGTGTATGGCTAATAACAAAGAATTTTATCGGTTACGCATTGGTATAGGCCACCCAGGTCATAGAGATCGCGTTACCGGACATGTACTTGGCAAAGCACCAGCTATTGACCAAGACAAAATAGATCAAGCGATTGATGAAGCAAGCCGATGTATCGACATCTGGCAAACAGACGATTTAAAGAAAGCTCAAAATCGTTTGCATTCATTCAAGCCGCTATAA
- a CDS encoding 50S ribosomal protein L25/general stress protein Ctc — MTDLFTLEAEVRTDLGKGASRRLRHANKVPAILYGEGQEPISLTLEHKNVYRAQQEEAFYSHVLTVNIDGKPVECLLKDMQRHPFKQLVMHLDFLRIDASHAVHVNAPIHFLNEEEAEKKGGNITHQINEIAISCLPADIPEFIEVDVADLEVGQTLHLSDVTLPKGVTSDELAKGEDHDQAVVSLNAPKGVSEETDEAEEIEATE; from the coding sequence ATGACTGATTTATTTACTTTAGAAGCTGAAGTTCGTACTGACCTAGGGAAAGGTGCGAGCCGCCGCCTACGTCACGCAAACAAAGTTCCTGCAATTTTATACGGTGAAGGCCAAGAGCCGATTTCTTTAACGTTAGAGCACAAAAATGTTTACCGTGCACAACAAGAAGAAGCATTCTACTCTCACGTTTTAACTGTAAACATCGACGGTAAGCCAGTTGAGTGTCTTTTAAAAGACATGCAACGTCATCCGTTCAAGCAACTTGTAATGCATTTAGATTTCTTACGCATTGATGCATCTCATGCAGTTCACGTTAACGCTCCTATTCACTTCCTTAACGAAGAAGAAGCAGAGAAAAAAGGTGGCAACATTACTCACCAGATTAACGAAATTGCGATTAGCTGTTTACCTGCTGACATTCCAGAGTTCATCGAAGTTGATGTTGCTGATTTAGAAGTTGGTCAAACATTGCATTTATCAGACGTTACTTTGCCTAAAGGCGTAACATCTGACGAATTAGCAAAAGGCGAAGATCATGATCAAGCTGTTGTTTCATTAAATGCACCGAAAGGCGTAAGTGAAGAAACTGATGAAGCTGAAGAAATTGAAGCTACTGAATAA
- a CDS encoding pyridoxal-phosphate-dependent aminotransferase family protein — protein sequence MTITSFYPTPRTLMGPGPSDVSPRVLSALGRPTIGHLDPEFVQMMDEIKSLLQYAFQTKNELTMAVSAPGSAGMETCFVNLVEPGEKVIVCVNGVFGSRMVENVQRIGAQAIVINDEWGTPVDVNKVKQAFKDNSDVKFLAFVHAETSTGVLSDAKALCAIAQENSALSIVDAVTSLGGVELKVDDWGIDAIYSGSQKCLSCVPGISPISFSTKAVEKLTSRKSAVPSWFLDLSLVMGYWGGTGKRSYHHTAPVNSLYALHESLVMLQDEGLENAWQRHKNQHLKLKAGLEKLGVAFVVDEQYRLPQLNTVLIPQGVDDAAVRETLLNEYNLEIGAGLGGFAGKAWRIGLMGYAARTENVTLCLAALADVLEK from the coding sequence ATGACAATTACATCTTTCTATCCAACTCCTCGTACTTTAATGGGCCCCGGTCCTAGTGATGTTTCACCTCGTGTTTTATCTGCTTTAGGTCGTCCGACCATAGGTCATTTAGATCCAGAGTTTGTGCAGATGATGGACGAAATCAAATCATTACTACAATACGCATTTCAAACCAAGAATGAATTAACGATGGCGGTTTCAGCGCCAGGCTCGGCAGGTATGGAAACTTGTTTTGTTAACTTAGTGGAACCAGGCGAAAAAGTGATTGTTTGTGTAAATGGTGTTTTTGGTTCGCGTATGGTGGAAAATGTTCAACGCATCGGGGCTCAAGCCATCGTTATAAACGATGAGTGGGGAACGCCTGTCGATGTTAATAAAGTAAAACAAGCTTTTAAAGACAATAGCGATGTTAAATTTTTAGCCTTTGTTCATGCTGAAACATCTACCGGTGTATTGTCTGATGCAAAAGCCTTATGTGCCATAGCCCAAGAAAACTCAGCGCTTTCTATCGTCGATGCAGTGACCTCATTAGGCGGTGTTGAATTAAAGGTTGATGATTGGGGAATCGATGCTATTTATTCGGGTAGTCAAAAATGTTTATCGTGTGTGCCCGGCATATCACCAATTAGCTTCAGTACTAAAGCGGTTGAAAAATTAACAAGTAGAAAGTCTGCAGTACCCAGTTGGTTTTTAGATTTATCGTTGGTTATGGGCTATTGGGGCGGTACAGGTAAACGTAGTTATCATCATACGGCACCGGTAAATTCTCTCTATGCTTTGCATGAATCTTTAGTGATGTTACAAGATGAAGGTTTAGAAAATGCATGGCAACGCCATAAAAACCAACACCTTAAATTAAAAGCAGGATTAGAAAAACTAGGCGTAGCGTTTGTTGTTGATGAACAATACCGTTTACCACAATTAAATACGGTATTAATTCCTCAAGGCGTTGATGATGCAGCTGTTCGCGAAACCTTACTTAATGAATATAATTTAGAAATTGGCGCTGGCCTAGGTGGTTTTGCTGGTAAAGCATGGCGCATTGGTTTAATGGGCTATGCGGCAAGAACTGAAAATGTGACCTTATGTTTAGCGGCTTTAGCGGATGTTTTAGAGAAATAG
- a CDS encoding ribose-phosphate pyrophosphokinase: protein MPDMKIFTGNATPELAKKVADRLYMTLGDAKVGSFSDGEISVEINENVRGADVFIIQSTCAPTNNNLMELIVMIDALRRASAGRITAVIPYFGYARQDRRVRSARVPITAKVVADFLSSVGVDRVLTVDLHAEQIQGFFDVPVDNVFGTPILLEDMLSRDLDNPIVVSPDIGGVVRARAVAKLLNEADLAIIDKRRPKANVAQVMHIIGDVADRDCIIVDDMIDTGGTLAKAAEALKAHGAKRVIAYATHPVLSGNAAQNLRDSVIDELVVTDSIPLTDEIKALGIVRQLTLSGMLSEAIRRVCNEESISAMFDS, encoded by the coding sequence GTGCCTGACATGAAAATATTTACGGGTAATGCCACCCCTGAACTGGCCAAGAAAGTAGCTGATCGCTTGTATATGACTTTAGGCGATGCCAAAGTCGGTAGTTTTAGCGACGGTGAAATCAGTGTTGAAATTAACGAAAACGTGCGCGGTGCGGATGTTTTTATTATTCAATCAACTTGTGCGCCAACCAATAATAACCTAATGGAATTAATTGTGATGATTGACGCATTACGACGAGCATCTGCTGGTCGTATTACTGCCGTTATTCCATACTTTGGTTATGCTCGCCAAGATAGACGTGTACGTAGTGCTCGTGTACCAATTACTGCGAAAGTTGTCGCTGACTTTTTATCAAGTGTTGGTGTTGACCGAGTATTAACGGTTGACCTACACGCTGAGCAAATTCAGGGTTTCTTCGATGTACCGGTAGATAACGTATTTGGCACACCTATTTTACTTGAAGATATGCTTTCTCGTGATCTAGATAACCCGATTGTAGTTTCTCCTGATATTGGTGGTGTTGTTCGCGCTCGTGCCGTAGCTAAATTACTCAATGAAGCCGATCTTGCTATCATCGATAAGCGTCGTCCAAAAGCCAATGTTGCACAAGTTATGCACATTATTGGTGATGTTGCTGACCGCGACTGTATCATTGTCGACGACATGATAGATACTGGTGGCACATTAGCAAAAGCGGCTGAAGCATTAAAAGCACATGGCGCTAAACGCGTTATTGCTTATGCTACTCATCCAGTTCTTTCAGGTAATGCTGCGCAAAACCTAAGAGATTCTGTTATTGATGAGTTAGTGGTAACAGATTCAATACCACTTACCGACGAAATTAAAGCGCTTGGTATTGTTCGTCAACTTACTTTAAGCGGTATGTTGTCTGAAGCGATTCGCCGTGTGTGTAACGAAGAATCTATTTCAGCAATGTTTGACAGTTAA